From a region of the Marinomonas mediterranea MMB-1 genome:
- a CDS encoding AraC family transcriptional regulator ligand-binding domain-containing protein, with protein MKKKAWLESTDAFIGLQSGMALLNDLLMEFGELPDVFLRKTRLFQDNFFSLERKVSAEQMAQLCYNATLTDYRSDLAFQLGQRLLPSALQSWSQGMQHAPTLNDALYLLMNSTSHWSPLISIERRQTEDRLFFVFRDSFGLLQDNIHKRFVMTYSMEAFRYACDWLLPINTAVDWQFELEDVPENLEEYSGVWGKELSVGVKRYSVSISNQCARSALKMPSQGLYQTVLAEVMNNETYSIVEEVRSYLAQDVSCIPSLEALCEYAGMSLATLKRKLKKHNTSYQMLVDQIREDEGHFLHDRMFYTEADLVEHFSFYDVSNFRRARKRWRWPLYS; from the coding sequence ATGAAGAAAAAAGCGTGGCTTGAAAGTACGGACGCTTTTATTGGTTTGCAGTCGGGGATGGCATTGTTAAATGACTTGTTAATGGAGTTTGGTGAATTACCCGATGTATTTCTTCGCAAAACTCGACTCTTTCAAGACAATTTCTTTTCTTTAGAAAGAAAAGTGAGTGCTGAGCAAATGGCTCAACTTTGCTACAACGCGACGTTGACGGATTACCGCTCCGATTTAGCGTTTCAATTGGGCCAACGCCTACTCCCCAGTGCGCTTCAGTCGTGGTCGCAGGGTATGCAGCATGCGCCCACTTTAAATGATGCTCTGTATTTACTGATGAACAGTACGAGTCACTGGTCTCCTCTTATATCAATTGAACGACGACAAACTGAAGATCGCTTGTTTTTTGTGTTTCGTGATTCATTTGGCCTGCTACAGGACAACATTCACAAACGCTTTGTGATGACCTATAGCATGGAAGCGTTTCGATATGCCTGCGATTGGTTGCTTCCTATAAATACGGCAGTTGATTGGCAATTTGAGTTGGAAGATGTTCCTGAAAACTTGGAAGAGTACTCAGGTGTTTGGGGCAAGGAGTTAAGTGTTGGCGTGAAGCGTTACAGCGTCAGTATTTCGAATCAATGTGCGCGATCTGCACTAAAAATGCCGTCTCAAGGACTTTATCAAACGGTATTGGCTGAGGTAATGAATAATGAAACATACAGTATTGTTGAAGAAGTTCGTTCTTATCTAGCGCAGGATGTTAGCTGTATTCCGTCACTCGAAGCGTTGTGCGAATACGCAGGAATGAGTTTAGCGACCTTGAAACGTAAGCTTAAGAAGCACAATACAAGCTACCAAATGCTGGTGGATCAAATTCGTGAGGACGAAGGCCACTTCTTGCACGATAGAATGTTTTACACAGAAGCGGACTTGGTTGAGCATTTCAGTTTCTACGACGTCAGTAATTTTCGTAGGGCTAGAAAGCGCTGGCGTTGGCCTTTGTATTCGTAA